In Streptomyces rapamycinicus NRRL 5491, the genomic stretch TAGGAGCGGACTGTGCGTTATCGATACCTCGGCCGATCAGGACTGCGTGTCTCGACGCTCTCTCTGGGAACCGGAAACTTCGGAGCTGGCTGGGGACACGGCGCGACCTTTTCCGGGGCGCAGGACATGTACGACGAATATCGTGCGGCCGGCGGAAACTTCATCGATACCTCCAGCAACTATCAATTCGGGGACGCGGAGGTATATCTCGCCGACATGATCGCCTCACATCGAGACGAGGTGGTACTGGCAACCAAGTACGCAACTGGCACCACGATGGACAGCGGCCTCCAGATGACCGGTAACGGCAGAAAGTCGATGGTGCAGTCGCTGGAGGCGAGCCTGCGACGTCTGAAAACCGATCGAGTGGACCTGTTGTGGGCCCACGCTCCGGACTACGCGACTCCTATCGAAGAAATCATGAGCGCCTTCGACGATCTTGTCCGTTCCGGCAAGGTGCTCTACGCCGGCCTGTCCAACTTTCCCGCCTGGCGGGTCGCGACAGGCGCGACGATCGCCGCGGCACGAGGCTGGGCACCCCTGGTCGCCATCCAGACCGAATACAGCTTGGTCGAACGCGCCGCAGAACGCGATCTGCTGCCGATGGCGGAAGGCTTCGGACTGGGGGTGCTGGGCTATTCCCCCCTCGGCGGAGGCATGCTGACCGGAAAATATCGCCGAGGCGAAACCGGCCGCGCGCAGAGTTCGATCAGCCAGTTCCTGCACAAAGAAGAAGACGACAACAAGGCCGCCACACTCGACACGGTGGAAGCGATCGCCCAGGAAGCGGATGTTAGTGCCGAAACGGTGGCGCTCAGCTGGTCAATGGCCAAGGGAGTCGTCCCAATCGTCGGCCCACGAACGACCGAGCAGCTAAAGACCAATCTTGCAGCGGCCGAGCTTCACCTAAGTCCAGAACAGATCGACAGGCTCGACACTGTCAGCGCACTACAACTGGGCTACCCGCACAGCATGAAGACTGACCCGGGCGCCGTCCAAGCCGTCACGGGCGGGAAAGCGAACCTACTCGACGCCCCTTCCTTGACCATCCCCTAGACGGTAGGAGGACCGGAGCCTCGCTCTTGA encodes the following:
- a CDS encoding aldo/keto reductase; protein product: MRYRYLGRSGLRVSTLSLGTGNFGAGWGHGATFSGAQDMYDEYRAAGGNFIDTSSNYQFGDAEVYLADMIASHRDEVVLATKYATGTTMDSGLQMTGNGRKSMVQSLEASLRRLKTDRVDLLWAHAPDYATPIEEIMSAFDDLVRSGKVLYAGLSNFPAWRVATGATIAAARGWAPLVAIQTEYSLVERAAERDLLPMAEGFGLGVLGYSPLGGGMLTGKYRRGETGRAQSSISQFLHKEEDDNKAATLDTVEAIAQEADVSAETVALSWSMAKGVVPIVGPRTTEQLKTNLAAAELHLSPEQIDRLDTVSALQLGYPHSMKTDPGAVQAVTGGKANLLDAPSLTIP